In the genome of Candidatus Tanganyikabacteria bacterium, the window CTACATCCTCGTCCTCGACAGCGAGGGGCACGCGCTGGCGCATACCTTCCCGGGCCAGGTCCCCGCCGACCTGCTGGCCGTGCCGATCCCGCCGATCGCGACGAAGGGTTTCGCCGTCCAGGCGCTCGAGAGCGAGGAGGGCGCGCTGCGCGATGTCGCGGTCGACATCTTCGATGGCCGGGCCGGCCGCGTGCGCGTGGGCGTGTCGGAAGCGCGCCTGGAGGCGACGGTGGCCGGCCTGACCGAGACCTTGGCCCTGCTGGTCTCCGGCGCCTCGCTCCTGGCGATCGTCGGCGCGTTCGTCTGGACGGTCTTCCTCACACGTCCCCTGGCCGAACTCCGCCTGCTGGCCAACAAGATCGCGTCGGCCGACTACTCGGCCCGGGCGCCCGTCCGCCAGGCCGACGACGTCGGCGAACTCGCGCGGGCCTTCAACGCGATGGCCGAGGGCCTGCAGCGGGCCGAGAAGGCCCACAACCTGCTCATCGAGAGGATCATCACCGTCCAGGAGGATGAGCGCAAGCGCGTGGCCCGCGAGTTGCACGACAACACGAGCCAGGCTCTGGCGTCCCTGATGATGTCGCTCAAGCTCCTGGAATCGGCGCGAAGCCCTGACGAGGCCCGGCGCCTCACCGCCGACCTGCGGGCGGCGGTCGACGACGTGATCGGCCGCGTGCACGACCTTGCCTGGGAACTCCGCCCGAGCCTTCTCGACAGCCTGGGGCTGGTTCCGGCGGTGCAATCGCTGGTCAAGGAGAGCGCGCGCCGCCTGGGGCTCCTCGTGGATTGCGAGGTGGCCGGTCTCGATGACGCCCGCTTCCCGCCCGACGTCGAACTTGCCGTGTTTCGCATCGTGCAGGAGTCGCTCGCCAACGTCGCGAAGCATTCGGGGGCGGGACGGGCGAGCGTGGTGCTCCAGCGGCGCGACAAGCTGCTCGTGGTGGTGGTAGAGGACGAAGGCGCCGGTTTCGACACGGAGCGGGTCAGCCAATCGGCGGCCGGCGAAAGGCACCTGGGCCTGTTCGGCATGAAGGAGCGCGCCATGCTCGTGGGCGGGCGCCTGTCGGTCGACTCGGCGCCCGGCCGGGGTACGACCATCATTGCCGAGATTCCCCTGGAGACTGCTTGAGAGAACCGCGCATCCGGATACTCCTGGCCGACGATCACGCCATGATCCGCTCGGGCTTGCGCGCCCTGCTCGAACGCGAGGACGATTTCGCGGTCGTCGGCGAAGCGGGCAATGGCCTGGAGGCCCTGGACCTGGTCGGCAAGCTGCATCCCGACGTGATCGTCCTGGACATCACCATGCCGGCGCTGGACGGCATCGAGGCGGCGAGCCGCATCCACGAAGCGTTCCCCGACACGCGCATCCTGATCCTCACCATGCACCAGGACGCACAGTACCTGGGACCGGCCCTGAAGGCCGGCGCGGCCGGCTACGTCGTCAAGCGCGCGGCGGACACGGAACTCATAGGCGCCATCCGCGCGGTCCACCGGGGAGAGAAGTTCGTGGACCCGTCGATGGTGGGCTTCCTGGTCCAGGACTACGTGCAACGGACCGTGCCTCAGGCCGAAGGGGACACCCCGAAGCTGAGCGAACGCGAGACCGCGGTCCTGCGCATGATGGCTGCCGGCTTCGCCTACAAGGAGATCGCCGATCGGCTCGGCATCAGTACCAAGACCGT includes:
- a CDS encoding response regulator transcription factor translates to MREPRIRILLADDHAMIRSGLRALLEREDDFAVVGEAGNGLEALDLVGKLHPDVIVLDITMPALDGIEAASRIHEAFPDTRILILTMHQDAQYLGPALKAGAAGYVVKRAADTELIGAIRAVHRGEKFVDPSMVGFLVQDYVQRTVPQAEGDTPKLSERETAVLRMMAAGFAYKEIADRLGISTKTVETYRERIKEKLGLSSRSEIVRFALEQGILHSGS
- a CDS encoding HAMP domain-containing protein — protein: MTIRLKIMALALGLVLLLGFGAIAQVRWATRVALGWELDERAVSIARQVAAQAADMLLVEDFVSMRDLAADTQATHEDVRYILVLDSEGHALAHTFPGQVPADLLAVPIPPIATKGFAVQALESEEGALRDVAVDIFDGRAGRVRVGVSEARLEATVAGLTETLALLVSGASLLAIVGAFVWTVFLTRPLAELRLLANKIASADYSARAPVRQADDVGELARAFNAMAEGLQRAEKAHNLLIERIITVQEDERKRVARELHDNTSQALASLMMSLKLLESARSPDEARRLTADLRAAVDDVIGRVHDLAWELRPSLLDSLGLVPAVQSLVKESARRLGLLVDCEVAGLDDARFPPDVELAVFRIVQESLANVAKHSGAGRASVVLQRRDKLLVVVVEDEGAGFDTERVSQSAAGERHLGLFGMKERAMLVGGRLSVDSAPGRGTTIIAEIPLETA